A window of Acidimicrobiia bacterium genomic DNA:
GTGATCGACGGTGTCGCGACATCACCGATCGGGATCGACCCGATCGTCGCCCACCCCACGCCGATGCGACCCTGGCGCGGCACGCCGGTCAACAGGCCGACCGCGATCTCCACCTCGTCTCCCGCGTCGCGCAACTGCGCGAGCAACTCGGCCAGCGCCGCGATCTTGGCGTTGCGCGACCGCGTCGACGCGACGGAAGCAGAGGTCGCGACGACGTCGGCGAGCAGCATCTAGGGCACTAGCGGATGCGGGGCTCGATGCGCTGGCCGCCCGCAAACTGCTCCTGCCCGGCCGAGATGCTCGCGGGGTCGCTGCCGATGCGGATGATGTAGTCACCCATCTTCAGCGCCTGCTGCCGCGAAAGCTCGAGCGCGGTCCACAGCGCGCGCACACCACCGGCAGTGGCCAGCGGAGGCGCCGACGCGATCGCGTCCGCCGCCCACTGCGCGCGCTCACGCAGATCGGCCAGCGGCACGACCTCGGACACGAACCCGATCTCGTACCCGCGCTGCGCCGACATGCGCTCGTGGTTGCCGAGCAACGTGATCCGCATGATCTCGTGGAACGGCATCTTCTGCATGACGTGGATCGGCTCGAACACCGGTGTCATGCCGTAGGTGACGTGCGGGTCGAAGAACGTCGCGTTGTCGGACGCGATGATGAACTCGACCTCGCCGAGCATGTAGAACGCGCCGCCGCACGCGATGCCGTTCACTGCCGCGATCACGGGCTTCCAGAGGTCGCACGACTTCGGGCCGATCTCCTCACCCGGGTCGTCGAACATCCACGGCGAGCCGCCGAAGCCGGTGCCCGACTGCTGCTGCTTCTCGGGATCGGGATAGCCCTCGCCCATCGTCTCCATGCGGTCGATGCCGCTGCAGAACGCGCGCTCCCCCGCGCCCGTGAGCACGACGACGTTCACGTCGCCGTTGCTGCGCAGCGACCGCCAGCAGTCCTTGAGCTCGCGGCGCATCTGGATGTTGAACGCGTTGTGCACCTTCGGACGGTTGAGCGTCACCCACGCGACGCCGTTGTCCTGCTGCTCGTAGGTGATCATCTCGTAGTCGCGGTCGGCCATGGCGGCGATCGTACGTTCGACCGTCGCCGGCACGCCAAGGTGCGGACCCGCGCGTACGCTCGACCCATGCCTCAGACCCCCACGATTGCTCCCGCCGTTGGCCGACTCGGTGTCCTCACCGTCGGTCTCGGCGCGGTCGCGACGACACTCATCGCGGGTACCGAGCTCGCGCGCCGCTCGATGGCCGCGCCGATCGGCTCGCTCACGCAGCTCGCGACCATTCGTCTCGGCAAGCGCACCGACCAGCGCGCGCCGCTCATCCGCGACTTCGTTCCGCTCGCCGATCTCGACGACCTCGTCTTCGGCGCGTGGGACCTCTTCCCCGACGACGCGTACACCGCCGCCGCGCGCGCGGGCGTGCTCGACGTCGGCCGTCACCTCGAGCCGATCGCCGACGCGATGCGTGCGGTGCAGCCGATGACGGCGGCGTTCGACCCGTACTACGTGAAGCGGCTCGACGGTCCGAACGTCAAGGACCGCAGCAGCAAGCGGGCGATGCTCGAAGGCATCCGCGAGGACATCGGCAAGTTCCGCGACGACAACAAGGTCGACCGCATCGTCATCATCTGGTGCGGGTCGACCGAGATCTTCATCGAGCCCGGCCCCGCGCACGCCGACCTCGACGCGTTCGAGAAAGCGATCGACGCCGACGACGAGACGATCGCGCCGTCGATGCTCTACGCCTACGCCGCGCTCGAAGCCGGCATCCCGTTCATCAACGGCGCGCCGAACCTCTGCGTCGACACACCCGCGCTCGCCGACTATGCGGTCGCGCAGCGTGTGCCGGTCTGCGGCAAGGACTTCAAGACCGGCCAGACGCTGCTCAAGACGGTGCTCGCGCCGATGTTCAAGGCCCGCATGCTCGGTGTCGCGGGCTGGTACTCGACGAACATCCTCGGTAACCGCGACGGCGAGGTGCTCGACGATCCCGAGAGCTTCAAGACGAAGGAGGAGTCGAAGCTCGGCGTGCTCGAGCACATCCTCCAGCCCGAGATGTATCCCGACCTGTACGGCGACATGTACCACAAGGTGCGCATCAACTACTACCCGCCGCGCGGCGACAACAAGGAAGGGTGGGACAACATCGACCTCGTCGGATGGCTCGGCTATCCGATGCAGATGAAGGTCGACTTCCTCTGCCGCGACTCGATCCTCGCGGCGCCGCTCGCGCTCGACCTCGTGCTGTTCAGCGACCTCGCCCAGCGCGCCGGTCTGAGCGGCGTCCAGGAGTGGCTGAGCTTCTACTTCAAGTCGCCGCAGACGCCGCCGGGCCTGTATCCGGAGCACGACCTGTTCATCCAGCAGTCGAAACTGAAGAACACGCTGCGCTGGATGATGGGCGAGGAGCAGATCACCCACCTCGGCATGGACTACTACATCGATTAGTTCCGCTCCCGCGCGCGCTCGGATCCTCCGAGCCGTTCCCGACTCCGGGTTTGACCCGTACGCTCACGCGATGCGCCACGAGCTGTTCGTCGGCTGGTTCGACTTCTACCGCGCCCGAACCGACGAGCGCCTCGCGGGGCTGACCGACGCCGAGTACCTGTGGGAGCCGGTACCCGGTTGCTGGAGCATCCGGCCCGGCGAGTCCGGCTGGGTGTTCGAGGGCTCCGGCTCCGACCCCGACCCCGCGCCGGTCACGACGATCGCATGGCGGCTGGTGCACGTGAGCGCGTCGCTGCGGGAGCACTGGGTGCGCGCGGTCGCGTTCGAGCGCGGCAAGGCCGACTGGTTCCCACCGACCGAGGTGCCCGCGACCGCCGCCGACGGGATCGCGATGTTCACGCGCGCGTGCGAGCAGTGGCGCGCCGACATCACGAGCATCGACGACGCGCGCCTCGACGAACCGCTCGGTCCGGAAGGTGGACCGTTCGCCGACGAGCTCGTCGCGACGTTCGTCGAGCACATCCACGACGAGCTGATCCACCACACCGCGGAGATCGCGTTGCTGCGCGACCTCTTCCGCGCAGCCGCTGGCGCGCCGCTCGCGCGCTAGTTGTCGCCGGCGTCGAGGCGGCGCTCGATCGCTTCGACGCGCCGCATGATCGAGTCGAGCGCATCGGGCGGGGGTGGCGAGCCGGCCTTACGGGCCTGCACGAACCCCGCGAGCGCGCTCGTGACGG
This region includes:
- a CDS encoding enoyl-CoA hydratase/isomerase family protein; its protein translation is MADRDYEMITYEQQDNGVAWVTLNRPKVHNAFNIQMRRELKDCWRSLRSNGDVNVVVLTGAGERAFCSGIDRMETMGEGYPDPEKQQQSGTGFGGSPWMFDDPGEEIGPKSCDLWKPVIAAVNGIACGGAFYMLGEVEFIIASDNATFFDPHVTYGMTPVFEPIHVMQKMPFHEIMRITLLGNHERMSAQRGYEIGFVSEVVPLADLRERAQWAADAIASAPPLATAGGVRALWTALELSRQQALKMGDYIIRIGSDPASISAGQEQFAGGQRIEPRIR
- a CDS encoding inositol-3-phosphate synthase, coding for MPQTPTIAPAVGRLGVLTVGLGAVATTLIAGTELARRSMAAPIGSLTQLATIRLGKRTDQRAPLIRDFVPLADLDDLVFGAWDLFPDDAYTAAARAGVLDVGRHLEPIADAMRAVQPMTAAFDPYYVKRLDGPNVKDRSSKRAMLEGIREDIGKFRDDNKVDRIVIIWCGSTEIFIEPGPAHADLDAFEKAIDADDETIAPSMLYAYAALEAGIPFINGAPNLCVDTPALADYAVAQRVPVCGKDFKTGQTLLKTVLAPMFKARMLGVAGWYSTNILGNRDGEVLDDPESFKTKEESKLGVLEHILQPEMYPDLYGDMYHKVRINYYPPRGDNKEGWDNIDLVGWLGYPMQMKVDFLCRDSILAAPLALDLVLFSDLAQRAGLSGVQEWLSFYFKSPQTPPGLYPEHDLFIQQSKLKNTLRWMMGEEQITHLGMDYYID
- a CDS encoding DinB family protein: MRHELFVGWFDFYRARTDERLAGLTDAEYLWEPVPGCWSIRPGESGWVFEGSGSDPDPAPVTTIAWRLVHVSASLREHWVRAVAFERGKADWFPPTEVPATAADGIAMFTRACEQWRADITSIDDARLDEPLGPEGGPFADELVATFVEHIHDELIHHTAEIALLRDLFRAAAGAPLAR